The Endozoicomonas montiporae CL-33 genome contains a region encoding:
- the cysG gene encoding siroheme synthase CysG has translation MDYLPLFLEVRHRRCLIVGGGDIALRKARLLKSAGAHIRMVAPDILPELSELLAEPHHQLEKRWYKTDDLNDVCLVIAATDDKAINTRVAAEANARNLFTNVVDDADTGSAVMPAIVDRSPVMVAFSTGGKAPVLARLLRTRLETLLPAGYGRLAELAGEFRRAVGERFSHINDRRYFWEKVLEGPVAEKALAGDLENAGQLLLDELQASEPAQTGEVYLVGGGPGDPDLLTFKAVRLMQQADVVLHDRLVSEGVLNLCRRDADYIYVGKKRDRHTLPQDDINQLLVEQAKQGKRVLRLKGGDPFIFGRGGEEIDTLAQENIPFQVVPGITAASGCSTYAGIPLTHRDYAQSVRFVTGHLKDDSYSLNWQEMLDPGQTLVFYMGLMGLPRICEELIRHGRAEDTPIALIEQGTTQNQRVFTATLNSIVDELKEKRVRAPTLIIVGDVVRLHEKLRWYQPEKAVV, from the coding sequence TTGGATTACCTTCCCCTGTTTCTGGAGGTGCGACATCGCCGTTGTTTGATTGTTGGCGGTGGTGATATTGCACTGCGTAAAGCCAGGCTTCTGAAGAGTGCCGGAGCTCATATCCGTATGGTGGCACCTGACATTCTGCCAGAGTTATCTGAACTGCTGGCTGAGCCTCATCACCAGCTGGAGAAACGCTGGTATAAGACCGATGACCTGAACGACGTTTGTCTTGTGATTGCGGCAACGGATGACAAAGCCATCAACACCAGAGTGGCTGCCGAGGCCAATGCACGAAACCTGTTTACCAATGTTGTGGATGATGCCGATACCGGTTCAGCAGTTATGCCTGCCATTGTTGACCGGTCGCCGGTGATGGTGGCGTTTTCTACGGGTGGTAAAGCACCCGTTCTGGCAAGGTTATTGAGAACCCGTCTGGAAACATTGCTACCTGCCGGTTATGGGCGGTTGGCAGAGCTGGCTGGCGAATTCAGACGGGCGGTGGGTGAACGGTTCAGTCATATTAATGATCGTCGTTATTTCTGGGAAAAAGTGCTGGAAGGCCCGGTGGCTGAAAAGGCTCTGGCGGGTGATCTGGAGAATGCCGGTCAGTTGCTTCTGGATGAATTGCAGGCCAGTGAACCGGCACAAACGGGAGAAGTCTATCTGGTGGGCGGAGGTCCCGGAGACCCTGACCTGCTGACGTTTAAAGCGGTTCGTCTGATGCAGCAGGCCGATGTGGTTCTGCATGACCGGTTGGTGTCTGAAGGCGTACTGAATTTGTGCCGTCGTGATGCGGATTACATTTATGTTGGCAAGAAGCGTGACCGTCACACGTTGCCACAGGATGATATCAATCAGCTGCTGGTGGAACAGGCAAAGCAGGGAAAGCGTGTGCTCAGGCTCAAGGGTGGCGACCCGTTTATTTTCGGGCGCGGTGGTGAAGAGATTGATACCCTGGCACAGGAGAATATTCCGTTTCAGGTGGTGCCGGGCATCACTGCGGCCTCCGGTTGTTCTACGTATGCCGGTATTCCCTTGACGCATCGGGATTATGCCCAGTCTGTTCGCTTTGTAACCGGTCATTTAAAAGACGACTCTTATAGTCTTAACTGGCAGGAAATGCTTGATCCGGGTCAAACGCTGGTGTTTTACATGGGGTTGATGGGTTTGCCGCGTATTTGTGAAGAGTTAATCCGGCATGGTCGTGCAGAGGATACTCCAATTGCGCTGATTGAGCAGGGTACGACTCAGAACCAGAGGGTGTTTACGGCAACGCTGAACAGTATTGTTGATGAGTTGAAAGAGAAAAGAGTCAGGGCACCGACGCTCATTATTGTTGGTGATGTGGTCAGG